The proteins below are encoded in one region of Nitrospira sp.:
- the secG gene encoding preprotein translocase subunit SecG, whose translation MLYTAIVVIHVFVCFLMIGAILLQSGKGAEIGAAFGGSSQTVFGSRGPANFLSKLTVVVAAIFMVTSFSLAILAKQQNFSSTVIDMEPKNESKSESVPPAADPAAKPSEEVHPAVGETSEESH comes from the coding sequence ATGCTCTACACCGCAATCGTCGTCATTCATGTCTTCGTCTGTTTTCTGATGATCGGAGCGATTCTTCTCCAATCCGGGAAAGGAGCGGAGATCGGCGCCGCTTTTGGCGGATCGAGTCAAACGGTGTTCGGCAGCCGTGGCCCTGCCAACTTCTTGAGCAAGCTGACGGTGGTCGTGGCGGCGATATTCATGGTCACCTCGTTCAGCCTAGCGATCTTGGCGAAGCAACAAAACTTCTCCTCCACCGTCATCGATATGGAGCCAAAGAACGAATCAAAGAGCGAATCTGTACCTCCAGCAGCTGACCCTGCTGCCAAGCCATCAGAGGAGGTACACCCTGCTGTAGGAGAGACTTCCGAGGAGAGTCACTAA
- a CDS encoding triose-phosphate isomerase: protein MRRVLIVGNWKMNKTASEAATFVRALSERLHGLSSPIELVVAPPFTALQTVRTALESSFPLQLGAQDMFWEDQGAYTGEISAPMLVDLGCRYVILGHSERRTLFGEQSHSLQKKIRAALKHGLRPILCVGESLTQRENGMTDDVLTQQLNESLSGFTADALSGITVAYEPIWAIGTGKSATAEQAVAAHKTIRRVLATTISPANADSTRILYGGSVTPQNIESLLASNQVDGALIGGACLQVESFATIARVASTARSIGV from the coding sequence TTGCGCAGAGTTCTCATCGTCGGTAATTGGAAAATGAACAAGACCGCGTCCGAAGCGGCCACGTTCGTCCGTGCCCTGAGTGAACGCCTTCATGGTCTCTCCTCACCCATTGAGCTTGTCGTGGCTCCTCCATTCACCGCCCTGCAAACGGTCCGCACGGCACTTGAGTCGTCCTTTCCTCTACAGCTTGGAGCGCAAGATATGTTTTGGGAGGATCAGGGTGCCTACACGGGAGAGATTTCGGCCCCAATGCTTGTGGACCTTGGCTGTCGCTATGTCATTCTTGGTCACTCAGAACGGCGAACCCTCTTCGGCGAACAAAGCCACAGCCTCCAGAAGAAGATCCGAGCCGCGCTCAAGCACGGCCTCCGCCCGATCCTCTGCGTCGGCGAATCGCTCACGCAGCGTGAAAATGGAATGACTGACGACGTACTCACCCAACAGTTGAATGAAAGTCTGTCCGGCTTCACCGCCGACGCCTTGAGTGGAATAACCGTCGCCTATGAACCCATCTGGGCGATCGGGACCGGGAAGTCCGCAACGGCTGAGCAAGCCGTAGCCGCCCACAAAACGATTCGGCGAGTCCTGGCTACCACAATTTCTCCCGCGAATGCTGACTCAACTCGGATTCTCTATGGCGGGAGCGTCACACCTCAGAACATTGAATCCCTTCTCGCTTCCAACCAGGTGGACGGCGCACTGATCGGAGGTGCTTGTCTCCAGGTCGAGTCCTTTGCTACAATCGCCCGCGTTGCATCAACCGCTCGCTCAATCGGAGTCTAA